Proteins encoded within one genomic window of Erinaceus europaeus chromosome 13, mEriEur2.1, whole genome shotgun sequence:
- the LOC132542458 gene encoding L-lactate dehydrogenase A chain-like: MSRLLAALRSPGARRRASAAALCTDARSELLQPCAQAPAAPRAKVSVVGAGAVGMACAVSILLRGLGDELALADLDAARVRAEVLDLQHGAALARLPAVVGAGDLSVTAGSRLVVLSAGARQREGESRLALLQRNVAVFRGLVADAVRLSPACTLLVVSNPVDVLTYAAWRLSGLPPARVLGSGCNLDTARLRFLLGRRLGLHAESCQGWVLGEHGDSSVAVWSGAQAAGQPLAALGGDPARWAQLHRDVVAGAHEVIRGKGYTSWAIGLSVADLAESLLRDLRRVHPVSTLARGLYGVEADVFLSLPCVLGGGGVADLVKIRLSPDERARLRKSADTLWAVQKELRF, encoded by the coding sequence ATGAGCCGACTGCTGGCGGCCCTGCGCTCGCCCGGGGCGCGGCGCCGGGCTTCGGCGGCCGCCCTGTGCACGGACGCCAGGTCGGAGCTGCTGCAGCCGTGCGCACAGGCCCCGGCGGCGCCCCGCGCGAAGGTGTCGGTGGTGGGCGCGGGCGCGGTGGGCATGGCCTGCGCCGTGAGCATCCTGCTGCGGGGCCTGGGCGACGAGCTGGCGCTGGCGGACCTGGACGCGGCGCGCGTGCGGGCGGAGGTGCTGGACCTGCAGCACGGCGCCGCCCTGGCCCGCCTGCCCGCCGTGGTGGGCGCCGGCGACCTGAGCGTCACGGCCGGCTCCCGCCTGGTGGTGCTGTCGGCCGGCGCCCGGCAGCGGGAGGGCGAGTCGCGCCTGGCGCTGCTGCAGCGCAACGTGGCCGTGTTCCGCGGCCTGGTGGCCGACGCGGTGCGCCTGAGCCCGGCCTGCACGCTGCTCGTCGTGTCCAACCCGGTGGACGTGCTGACCTACGCGGCCTGGCGCCTGAGCGGCCTGCCGCCCGCCCGCGTGCTGGGCAGCGGCTGCAACCTGGACACGGCGCGCCTCCGCTTCCTGCTGGGCCGGCGGCTGGGGCTGCACGCCGAGAGCTgccagggctgggtgctgggcgagCACGGCGACTCGAGCGTGGCCGTGTGGAGCGGGGCGCAGGCGGCCGGGCAGCCGCTGGCGGCGCTGGGCGGGGACCCGGCGCGCTGGGCGCAGCTGCACCGCGACGTGGTGGCCGGCGCCCACGAGGTGATCCGCGGCAAGGGCTACACGTCGTGGGCCATCGGGCTGTCGGTGGCCGACCTGGCCGAGAGCCTGCTGCGCGACCTGCGGCGCGTGCACCCGGTGTCCACGCTGGCGCGCGGGCTGTACGGCGTGGAGGCCGACGTGTTCCTCAGCCTGCCCTGCGTGCTGGGCGGCGGCGGCGTGGCCGACCTGGTGAAGATCCGGCTCAGCCCCGACGAGCGGGCGCGGCTGCGGAAGAGCGCGGACACGCTGTGGGCCGTGCAGAAGGAGCTGCGCTTCTGA